A single region of the Desulfovibrio sp. genome encodes:
- a CDS encoding GNAT family N-acetyltransferase has product MIILPACEFDLPQILALQKAAFESEARLVENWDIPPLTQTLENLVEEWRTGVTLKALDGQTLVGTVRARTTEDTVHIGRLAVLPQWQGRGCGSALMTAILSATKAARYELFTSAKSERNLRLYQKLGFVPYKKAQTANGVELVWLEKISNLGRE; this is encoded by the coding sequence ATGATAATCCTGCCAGCCTGTGAATTCGATTTACCGCAGATTTTGGCCCTGCAAAAGGCTGCGTTTGAAAGCGAAGCGAGGTTGGTAGAAAATTGGGATATTCCGCCACTCACGCAAACGCTTGAGAATCTGGTGGAGGAATGGCGCACTGGCGTCACACTCAAGGCATTGGATGGGCAGACGCTGGTAGGAACGGTCAGGGCGCGCACTACAGAAGACACTGTCCACATTGGCCGCCTTGCCGTGCTGCCGCAATGGCAGGGCAGGGGGTGCGGTTCAGCTTTGATGACGGCAATTTTGTCCGCAACAAAGGCCGCACGGTACGAACTCTTTACCAGCGCAAAGAGCGAACGCAATTTGCGGTTATACCAAAAGCTCGGGTTTGTTCCTTATAAAAAGGCCCAAACAGCAAACGGGGTTGAACTGGTCTGGCTGGAAAAGATCAGCAACCTCGGTAGGGAGTGA